In Neomonachus schauinslandi chromosome 6, ASM220157v2, whole genome shotgun sequence, a genomic segment contains:
- the INA gene encoding alpha-internexin: protein MSFGSEHYLCASSSYRKVFGDGSRLSSRLSSAGGAGSFRSQSLSRCNVTSSAACSSASSLGLGLAYRRPPASDGLDLSQAAARTNEYKIIRTNEKEQLQGLNDRFAVFIEKVHQLETQNRALEAELAALRQRHAEPSRVGELFQRELRDLRAQLEEASSARAQALLERDGLAEEVQRLRARCEEESRGREGAERALKAQQRDVDGATLARLDLEKKVESLLDELAFVRQVHDEEVAELLATLQASSQAAAEVDVAVAKPDLSSALREIRAQYESLAAKNLQSAEEWYKSKFANLNEQAARSTEAIRASREEIHEYRRQLQARTIEIEGLRGANESLERQILELEERHSAEVASYQDSIGQLENDLRNTKSEMARHLREYQDLLNVKMALDIEIAAYRKLLEGEETRFSTSGLSISGLNPPPNPAYLLPPKILSSTTSKVSSTGLSLMKEEEGEEASKAASKKTSQIGESFEEILEETVISTKKTEKSVIEESTTSSQKI from the exons ATGAGCTTCGGCTCGGAGCACTACCTGTGCGCCTCCTCCTCCTACCGCAAGGTGTTTGGAGATGGCTCTCGCCTGTCCTCGCGCCTCTCCAGCGCCGGTGGCGCGGGTAGCTTCCGCTCGCAGTCGCTATCCCGCTGCAATGTGACCTCCTCGGCCGCCTGCTCCTCGGCCTCGTCGCTTGGCCTGGGCCTGGCCTACCGCCGGCCCCCGGCGTCCGACGGGCTGGACCTGAGTCAGGCGGCGGCGCGCACCAACGAGTACAAGATCATCCGCACCAATGAGAAGGAGCAGCTGCAGGGCCTCAACGACCGCTTCGCAGTATTCATCGAGAAGGTGCATCAGCTGGAGACGCAGAACCGCGCGCTCGAGGCCGAGCTGGCCGCGCTGCGGCAGCGCCACGCCGAACCGTCGCGCGTCGGCGAGCTCTTCCAGCGCGAGCTGCGCGACCTGCGCGCGCAGCTGGAGGAAGCGAGCTCGGCGCGCGCGCAGGCCCTGCTCGAGCGCGACGGGCTGGCTGAGGAGGTGCAGCGGCTTCGGGCGCGCTGCGAGGAGGAAAGCCGAGGGCGCGAAGGCGCCGAGCGCGCCCTGAAGGCGCAGCAGCGCGACGTGGACGGCGCCACGCTGGCCCGCCTGGACCTGGAGAAGAAGGTGGAGTCGCTGCTGGACGAGCTGGCCTTCGTGCGCCAGGTGCACGACGAGGAGGTGGCCGAGCTGCTGGCCACGCTGCAGGCATCGTCGCAGGCCGCGGCCGAGGTAGATGTGGCTGTGGCCAAACCAGACCTGAGTTCGGCGCTGAGGGAGATCCGCGCCCAATATGAGTCCCTGGCTGCCAAGAACCTCCAGTCAGCCGAGGAGTGGTACAAGTCCAAGTTTGCCAACCTGAACGAGCAGGCAGCGCGCAGCACCGAGGCCATCCGGGCAAGCCGCGAGGAGATTCACGAATACCGGCGTCAGCTGCAGGCACGCACCATCGAGATTGAGGGGCTGCGTGGGGCCAACGAGTCCTTGGAGAGGCAGATCCTGGAGCTGGAGGAGCGGCACAGTGCAGAGGTGGCTAGCTACCAG GATAGCATTGGGCAGCTGGAGAATGATCTGAGGAACACCAAGAGTGAGATGGCGCGCCACCTTCGGGAATACCAGGACTTGCTCAATGTCAAAATGGCTCTTGATATTGAGATAGCAGCTTACAG GAAACTACTGGAAGGCGAGGAGACACGTTTTAGCACCAGTGGATTAAGCATTTCAGGGCTGAATCCACCCCCCAATCCAGCTTATCTGCTCCCACCTAAAATCCTCAGTTCTACAACCTCCAAAGTCTCATCCACTGGGCTGTCTCTtatgaaagaggaggagggggaagaggctTCTAAGGCAGCCTCAAAGAAAACCTCCCAGATAGGGGAAAGTTTTGAAGAAATACTGGAGGAGACAGTAATATCTACTAAGAAAACCGAGAAATCAGTTATAGAAGAAAGCACCACTTCAAGCCAAAAAATATAA